One Algihabitans albus DNA segment encodes these proteins:
- the fliD gene encoding flagellar filament capping protein FliD → MSDVSASSNSLVVDGNGRVRFSGLGSGIDFESAVEGIMQARRIPVDRLEAQIESGSEKLTALADLRTLMNNLRTSLDDLYGRQTLGNSGNIFENKSTFASTSRLDGGNASNAANLIGVAVTNAAETGTNEIEIDQIARAQRIGSLTFTSTTADLGTASGGAAGSIAGTFDINGTTITVDATDSLLAVRDRINAANAGADATGVRASVVSVNDSEHILVLTAEKTGTNIALDNETGGVLSELGVSNDGGTTLLNELQSPRTAQFYANGLLDQDKWHSQRLTAGAALSTFGVDAGPFSFEIRDASDTLLGTVNYSGTDSVTDLANSINAIAGVSASVVTTGGATRLEITGDGGQTINLSGDTGSAIEDLGLTNKQLIERDSNTISDLFGGVTLTLFGSEPGTTIRVEVERDLNAVKTAVSGFATAYNELKIFMNQQQLSNPDTGEATEETGALFRNPTLGAIEQALTGVLGNGAEGTSSTFTVLAQIGIDFVNNDAVADPLLRDTLNIDETELDEALLNNIDDIERLFAFDFSSSDPRVQLLSFTGATTYDAGGYTVNIGNYGSASELSGEANSDTATLNDGTDSVGATTSGSFDINGTAIAYDVTTDSLDSLADAINAAGIAGVSARVVDGDGGGRQISITSNQDPLVVNNDTGDLVGALALTTEDYLVGSANVGGAGDGSDDGTATTSGRIITVTDQNGAEGLRLLYNGAGDASNIDVNFTIGVGAKMFFELEQLLDSQSGSLEAEVDTLNEQNRAAETRVDEMIVRLDYQRERLLERFIVMEQSLARMNSILDQIREITNAGNSDN, encoded by the coding sequence ATGTCAGACGTCAGCGCCTCATCCAACAGTCTCGTCGTCGACGGAAACGGACGCGTCCGTTTCTCGGGTCTCGGATCGGGAATCGATTTCGAGTCCGCCGTCGAGGGCATCATGCAGGCTCGCCGGATTCCCGTGGACCGGCTCGAAGCCCAGATCGAGAGCGGCAGCGAGAAGCTCACAGCGCTGGCCGATCTGCGGACGTTGATGAACAACCTGCGGACCTCGCTCGACGATCTCTACGGCCGTCAGACGCTGGGAAACAGCGGCAACATCTTCGAAAACAAATCCACCTTCGCCTCTACTTCCCGCCTGGATGGCGGAAATGCCTCCAACGCCGCGAACCTGATCGGCGTCGCCGTCACCAATGCGGCCGAGACCGGCACCAACGAAATCGAAATCGACCAGATTGCGCGGGCGCAGCGGATCGGGAGCCTCACCTTTACCAGCACCACGGCCGATCTGGGCACGGCAAGCGGTGGCGCGGCCGGCTCGATCGCGGGAACCTTCGACATCAACGGCACGACCATCACGGTGGACGCCACCGATTCCCTGCTGGCCGTGCGCGATCGGATCAACGCCGCCAACGCCGGCGCGGATGCGACCGGCGTGCGGGCCTCTGTCGTCTCCGTGAACGACAGCGAGCATATTCTCGTTCTGACGGCGGAGAAGACGGGCACCAACATCGCACTGGACAACGAAACCGGCGGAGTGCTGTCGGAGTTGGGGGTCTCGAACGATGGCGGAACCACGCTTCTGAACGAACTTCAGTCGCCGCGTACGGCCCAATTCTATGCCAACGGACTGCTCGATCAGGACAAGTGGCACTCGCAGCGTTTGACCGCCGGCGCTGCCCTCTCGACCTTCGGCGTGGACGCGGGTCCCTTCAGTTTCGAGATCCGCGACGCCAGCGACACGCTGCTTGGGACCGTCAACTACAGCGGCACGGACAGCGTCACAGACCTGGCCAACTCGATCAACGCGATTGCCGGGGTGAGCGCCAGTGTGGTCACGACCGGCGGCGCGACCCGCCTGGAGATCACCGGCGACGGCGGGCAGACGATCAACCTCTCCGGAGATACGGGGAGCGCCATCGAAGACCTTGGGCTGACCAACAAGCAGCTGATCGAGCGCGACAGCAACACCATTTCCGACCTCTTCGGCGGCGTCACCCTGACCCTCTTCGGCTCCGAGCCCGGCACCACGATCAGGGTGGAAGTCGAACGCGACCTGAATGCGGTCAAGACAGCGGTATCTGGGTTCGCGACGGCTTATAACGAGCTGAAGATCTTCATGAACCAGCAACAGCTCTCGAACCCGGATACGGGTGAGGCGACTGAGGAAACCGGCGCCCTCTTCCGCAACCCGACCTTGGGTGCGATCGAGCAAGCACTGACCGGCGTGCTGGGCAACGGAGCGGAAGGCACCTCCAGCACCTTCACCGTGCTGGCGCAGATCGGCATCGACTTCGTCAACAACGACGCCGTTGCCGATCCGCTGCTGCGGGACACCCTCAATATCGACGAGACCGAACTCGACGAGGCGTTGCTCAATAACATCGACGACATCGAACGCCTCTTCGCATTCGACTTCTCCAGCTCCGACCCGCGGGTTCAGCTGCTCAGCTTTACCGGCGCCACGACCTACGACGCCGGCGGCTATACGGTGAACATCGGGAATTACGGCTCGGCGAGCGAGTTGTCGGGCGAGGCGAACAGCGATACCGCAACCCTGAACGACGGCACGGATTCCGTCGGCGCGACGACCTCCGGCAGCTTCGATATCAACGGGACGGCCATCGCCTACGATGTGACGACGGACTCGTTGGATAGTCTGGCCGACGCCATCAATGCGGCGGGTATCGCCGGTGTCTCGGCCCGCGTCGTCGACGGGGACGGCGGCGGCAGGCAGATCTCGATCACCTCGAACCAGGATCCTCTGGTCGTCAACAACGATACCGGCGATCTGGTGGGCGCACTCGCCCTCACGACCGAGGATTACCTTGTCGGTTCGGCCAACGTCGGCGGTGCGGGCGACGGCAGTGACGATGGGACGGCAACGACCTCCGGCCGCATCATCACGGTAACCGACCAGAACGGCGCCGAAGGACTTCGGCTGCTCTACAACGGCGCGGGCGACGCCAGCAATATCGATGTCAACTTCACCATCGGCGTCGGCGCGAAGATGTTCTTCGAGCTGGAACAACTGCTCGACAGCCAGAGTGGGTCTCTTGAGGCCGAGGTCGATACGCTGAACGAACAGAACCGCGCGGCGGAGACGCGTGTCGACGAGATGATCGTACGCTTGGACTACCAACGCGAACGGCTGCTGGAGCGCTTCATCGTCATGGAACAGAGCCTGGCCCGGATGAATTCCATACTCGACCAGATCCGCGAAATCACCAACGCCGGCAACAGCGATAACTAG
- a CDS encoding flagellar protein FlaG: MEVTSLVPSPQPAARPAAIGADASGNSDARQRVEPVERLFEQAVSKTQDVAEEPLGKRPQKLKVTLDIEEGTNRVIASLIDPETGEVKQELPPEELLESAAQLRELLDRIIDIKV, encoded by the coding sequence ATGGAAGTCACATCGCTAGTCCCCTCGCCCCAGCCTGCCGCTCGACCTGCGGCAATCGGGGCCGACGCGTCCGGCAACTCGGACGCCCGGCAGCGCGTCGAGCCGGTGGAGCGCCTGTTCGAGCAGGCCGTCTCGAAGACGCAGGACGTCGCCGAAGAGCCGCTGGGCAAGAGACCGCAAAAGCTCAAGGTGACGCTCGACATCGAGGAAGGCACCAATCGTGTGATCGCCAGCCTCATCGATCCCGAAACGGGAGAGGTCAAGCAAGAGTTGCCGCCGGAGGAGCTGCTCGAAAGCGCCGCCCAGTTGCGCGAGCTGCTCGATCGAATCATCGATATCAAGGTCTGA
- a CDS encoding flagellin N-terminal helical domain-containing protein, with translation MSTLNVISNFAANVAHRHLSQASSEASNSVAKLSAGSRVLAAKDDAAALAIGSRLNSEVESLKQAGVNAGQAVSMLQIADGAMARTNDILVRMKTLAVQSSSGQLSNTERGLLNQEYTALRSEVDRIADDTEFNGTKLLAGDNSFATTGAGTAIEAADGFEQISFTNDTGAFASGNTVQIGYDATADQFTVTNTSTGVSYTSDAGVAAPSAGSFRDVNINGAGITITLNSLFNDTAGITATAASGFSVTGGTSDTLSLDFRIGTGTVSSEDEITVALDSAKASALSAGLETSTIDTNLNAETAIGLIDTAIDTLAENRAQLGASQNRLEFASANIATSMENTEAARSALMDLDVAAEMTNFTSKQILMQSGVSMLAQANQMPQNLLRLLG, from the coding sequence ATGAGTACCCTTAACGTTATCTCGAACTTCGCCGCCAACGTGGCCCACCGTCACCTGTCGCAAGCCAGTTCGGAAGCGTCGAACTCGGTGGCCAAGCTGTCGGCCGGTTCGCGTGTGCTTGCCGCCAAGGACGACGCCGCGGCCCTGGCCATCGGTTCTCGTTTGAATTCCGAGGTTGAGAGCCTCAAGCAGGCCGGCGTCAACGCCGGTCAGGCGGTCTCCATGCTTCAGATTGCCGACGGTGCGATGGCTCGTACCAACGACATCCTGGTCCGCATGAAGACTCTGGCGGTTCAGTCCAGTTCCGGTCAGCTTTCCAACACCGAGCGCGGTCTGCTGAACCAGGAGTACACGGCGCTTCGTTCGGAAGTCGATCGTATCGCCGACGATACGGAGTTCAACGGCACCAAGCTGCTGGCCGGTGATAACAGCTTTGCTACAACCGGCGCCGGCACGGCCATCGAAGCCGCCGACGGCTTCGAGCAGATCTCCTTCACCAACGATACCGGCGCCTTCGCGTCCGGTAACACGGTGCAGATTGGTTACGACGCCACGGCCGACCAGTTCACCGTCACGAACACCAGCACCGGCGTTTCCTACACCTCGGATGCGGGTGTCGCCGCCCCGAGTGCCGGTAGCTTCCGGGATGTGAACATCAACGGTGCCGGTATCACCATCACCCTGAACTCGTTGTTCAACGATACGGCCGGCATCACCGCCACTGCGGCGAGTGGCTTCTCCGTGACCGGTGGTACCTCCGACACCCTGTCGCTCGACTTCCGGATCGGCACGGGCACGGTTTCGAGCGAGGACGAGATCACCGTCGCGCTCGACTCCGCCAAGGCTTCGGCTCTGTCGGCCGGCCTGGAGACCTCGACCATCGACACCAACCTGAACGCCGAAACCGCTATCGGTCTGATCGATACCGCGATCGACACCTTGGCGGAAAACCGCGCGCAGTTGGGTGCCAGCCAGAACCGGCTGGAGTTCGCTTCGGCGAACATCGCGACCTCGATGGAGAACACCGAGGCGGCCCGTTCGGCACTGATGGACTTGGACGTTGCTGCGGAGATGACGAACTTCACCTCCAAGCAGATCCTGATGCAGTCCGGTGTGTCGATGCTGGCCCAGGCCAACCAGATGCCGCAGAACCTGCTGCGTCTGCTGGGCTGA
- a CDS encoding class I SAM-dependent methyltransferase, whose translation MLSKPLNLKARARLRGQSASGAPTGTPSTIRDTAYWAQAAESYRSELNSPYHRNRLAMVERLLDPCDLSRRVLDFGCGDGPLSERVVEAGGEVVAIDSDASMISVAAARLSASPAASARVGSVESLSRFPDASFDCLLALNVLAYLHGGLDAVFYREAARLLKPGGILVATHSNSLFDLFTLNAFTLRFFRENFSVLGRDCEIEALLTHPDEPDRVPHSVRENPLAYGTKMKAYGLQEVRQDFAIPHALPPLLLNEDPDDLANREVPDIAFLPETEAWKKMFLCSIFGSRLIRIRPPQDG comes from the coding sequence ATGCTTTCCAAACCTTTAAATCTTAAGGCTCGAGCCCGTTTACGCGGTCAGTCCGCATCGGGCGCTCCAACTGGAACGCCGTCCACGATCAGAGACACAGCCTACTGGGCGCAGGCAGCCGAGTCTTATCGCAGCGAGCTGAATAGCCCCTATCACCGGAACCGCCTGGCGATGGTCGAGCGCCTGCTCGACCCGTGCGATCTCTCCCGCAGAGTGCTGGATTTCGGCTGTGGAGACGGTCCGTTGAGCGAAAGGGTAGTTGAAGCCGGCGGCGAAGTCGTCGCGATCGATAGCGATGCAAGCATGATTTCGGTCGCGGCAGCGCGACTGAGCGCCAGTCCTGCCGCGTCTGCCAGGGTCGGTAGCGTGGAGAGCCTTTCGCGCTTTCCGGATGCGAGTTTCGACTGCCTGCTCGCCCTGAACGTGCTGGCCTACCTTCACGGCGGACTGGACGCCGTTTTCTATCGCGAGGCCGCACGCCTTCTGAAGCCGGGTGGTATTCTGGTGGCGACCCACTCCAACTCCCTGTTCGACCTCTTCACCCTGAACGCCTTCACCCTGCGCTTCTTCAGGGAGAACTTCTCGGTCCTCGGCCGCGACTGCGAGATCGAAGCGCTCCTGACCCATCCGGACGAACCCGACCGCGTTCCCCATAGCGTGCGGGAAAATCCCCTGGCTTACGGCACCAAGATGAAGGCCTACGGGTTGCAGGAAGTACGGCAGGACTTCGCGATTCCTCATGCGCTACCGCCCCTCCTGCTGAACGAAGATCCCGACGATCTGGCCAACCGCGAAGTCCCCGACATCGCGTTCCTGCCGGAGACCGAAGCCTGGAAGAAGATGTTCCTCTGCAGCATCTTCGGATCGCGCCTGATCAGGATCCGACCGCCGCAAGATGGTTAG
- a CDS encoding tetratricopeptide repeat protein, with product MSLADALVAAGRDREAEKLYRDLLRLQPDRTEIRIRLAAALARLGRAGESERLLMKLLGQPVLEKPEIRELVASVLATAWCGAKEAQAAAGLRRLQKAAPEPDILVCVAEAFGAKGQTGLAAEACNLALDRWPQHAGAFARLGAILLASGDGEGAILAGEKAVTLDMSRIDARMTLALGLIRLSRYQEAEQVFQDALLLDSESAEVLGNYANFLHGLGRNAEARHLLNRAIEHHPGIANLYSLLGLVLMRMGKFDEALASLDRAISLDPASDRFASAKADCLLELDRIEEACALLSAVIDRDPNHAPALCSLARIDIERGDLERADSLLERALALDPDRVHSWNNLGVLRKRQFRHAEALAAFEEAGRCAPLSPGTLYNKAFALLGVGQLAEGWDHYEVGVHANLRNGWRMTFKPIWDGESLAGKSLGIVAEQGIGDQIMFLSCLEDFAKGPGSEAKLSLEVHPKIRDLIARSFLDVDVCDALQTPQKSSAEAFEGDFDYVMYLGSLPAVVRRSHKDFTGTGGFLKADPARVEHWRERLAALGPEPVIGLCWRSMLLHTGRNHWYLQLEDLEPIFTLPGARFVSLQYGDARTELAEAERRWPGRILSLEDELDLTDDLDEVAALNTALTAVVAPNTTCSVLSAGIGCPTYEFTVGPAWNMLGTDHVPFFPSQKVFDYPFGTPLVQAIPMIRAALQRDLGLSQASVI from the coding sequence GTGTCCCTCGCCGATGCCCTGGTCGCGGCGGGGCGGGACCGGGAGGCTGAAAAGCTCTATCGAGACCTTTTGCGCCTGCAGCCGGACCGGACCGAGATCCGTATCAGACTGGCGGCCGCACTGGCGCGCCTGGGCCGGGCCGGCGAGTCGGAACGGTTGCTGATGAAGCTGCTCGGGCAGCCGGTTCTGGAGAAGCCGGAGATTCGCGAGCTCGTCGCGAGCGTCCTGGCGACGGCCTGGTGCGGTGCGAAGGAGGCCCAGGCGGCGGCCGGACTGAGGCGTCTGCAGAAAGCCGCGCCGGAGCCGGACATTCTGGTCTGCGTCGCCGAGGCGTTCGGCGCCAAGGGACAGACGGGCCTGGCCGCGGAGGCCTGCAACCTTGCCCTGGACCGTTGGCCTCAGCACGCCGGCGCTTTCGCGCGTCTGGGCGCGATCCTGCTGGCATCGGGCGACGGCGAGGGCGCGATCCTGGCCGGAGAGAAAGCGGTGACTCTGGACATGTCGCGGATCGATGCGCGCATGACGCTGGCACTCGGACTGATCCGTCTCTCCCGCTATCAAGAGGCCGAGCAAGTCTTCCAGGATGCTTTGCTCTTAGACTCCGAGAGTGCCGAGGTACTTGGCAACTACGCCAACTTTCTGCATGGGCTCGGCCGTAACGCGGAGGCTCGGCATCTGCTGAACCGCGCCATCGAACATCACCCCGGCATCGCCAATCTGTACTCGCTCTTGGGGCTGGTACTGATGCGGATGGGTAAGTTCGATGAAGCTCTGGCATCACTCGACCGGGCCATCTCGCTGGATCCAGCCTCCGATCGCTTCGCGTCCGCGAAGGCCGATTGTCTCCTGGAACTGGACCGGATCGAGGAGGCCTGCGCGCTTCTGAGCGCTGTTATTGACCGCGATCCGAATCACGCGCCGGCCCTCTGCAGCCTGGCGCGGATCGATATCGAACGCGGCGATCTCGAAAGGGCCGACAGTCTGCTGGAGCGAGCCCTCGCGCTCGACCCCGATCGGGTGCACTCCTGGAACAATCTCGGTGTTTTGCGCAAGCGGCAGTTCCGTCACGCCGAGGCCTTGGCCGCCTTCGAGGAGGCGGGGCGCTGCGCTCCTTTGTCTCCCGGGACCCTCTACAACAAGGCTTTCGCTCTGCTCGGTGTCGGCCAGCTTGCCGAAGGTTGGGATCACTACGAGGTCGGCGTACACGCCAACCTGCGCAACGGCTGGCGCATGACCTTCAAGCCGATCTGGGACGGTGAGTCGCTTGCGGGCAAGTCTTTGGGGATCGTCGCCGAGCAGGGAATCGGCGATCAGATCATGTTTCTCTCCTGTCTTGAGGACTTCGCCAAAGGTCCGGGTTCCGAGGCCAAGCTTTCCCTGGAGGTGCATCCGAAGATCCGAGATCTGATCGCGCGATCCTTCCTAGATGTCGACGTCTGCGATGCGCTTCAAACACCGCAGAAGTCCTCGGCTGAAGCTTTCGAAGGCGATTTCGACTACGTCATGTATCTCGGCAGCCTACCTGCCGTCGTACGCCGGAGTCATAAGGACTTCACCGGTACGGGCGGATTTCTGAAGGCGGATCCGGCGCGTGTCGAACATTGGCGCGAGCGTCTCGCCGCCCTGGGGCCGGAGCCGGTCATCGGGCTGTGTTGGCGCTCGATGCTCCTGCATACCGGGCGTAATCACTGGTATCTGCAGTTGGAGGATCTAGAGCCGATCTTCACCTTGCCGGGCGCCCGCTTCGTCAGCCTGCAGTATGGAGATGCCCGGACGGAACTGGCCGAAGCGGAGCGACGCTGGCCGGGCCGCATTCTCAGTCTCGAGGACGAGCTCGATCTCACCGACGACCTCGATGAGGTGGCCGCTCTGAATACGGCCCTGACGGCTGTGGTGGCGCCGAACACGACTTGCTCGGTCCTGTCGGCAGGCATTGGCTGTCCGACTTACGAGTTCACGGTCGGGCCGGCCTGGAACATGCTGGGCACCGACCATGTGCCCTTCTTTCCGTCCCAGAAAGTGTTCGACTATCCGTTCGGTACGCCCTTGGTCCAGGCAATCCCGATGATCCGCGCTGCTCTACAGCGCGATCTTGGCTTATCTCAAGCGAGCGTCATATGA
- a CDS encoding NAD-dependent epimerase/dehydratase family protein produces the protein MKTRFGADQEKTLRQALKGRRIALIGGAGFIGHNLALALQELGAKPQIVDSLQVNNLGAYSHGLDKNPNAGLYVGFINQRLQLLSQRGIPLHIVDARDYQVLSRHLESIDPDCVIQLAAVAHANRANKDPYSTFDHSMRTLENALDCVRERNAHFIFFSSSMVYGNFNGDAVEEDRVCEPIGIYGALKFAGEKLVIAYNQVFGLDYTIVRPSALYGERCVSRRVGQAFIENAVRGNTVTINGDGSDALDFTYIDDLIQGICLSIGKPEARNQAFNLTYGDGRSLNDMAEMVRTRFPEIEVKHHARDSLMPERGTLSIEKARSLLGYAPQYPLERGFDAYIDWYCRLASEQPDLLGLPAGLRDAAE, from the coding sequence TTGAAAACGCGTTTCGGTGCCGATCAGGAGAAGACCCTGCGCCAAGCCCTGAAGGGGCGGCGAATCGCCTTGATCGGCGGCGCCGGTTTCATCGGCCATAACCTGGCCTTGGCACTTCAGGAATTGGGTGCCAAACCGCAGATCGTCGACAGCCTGCAGGTCAACAACTTGGGGGCCTACAGCCACGGTCTCGATAAGAACCCCAATGCAGGTCTCTATGTCGGTTTCATCAACCAGCGGCTCCAGTTGCTGTCGCAAAGGGGCATTCCGCTGCACATCGTCGATGCGCGCGACTACCAGGTGCTGAGCCGCCATCTGGAGTCGATCGATCCGGATTGCGTGATTCAGCTCGCTGCGGTGGCCCATGCCAACCGCGCAAACAAGGATCCCTACAGCACCTTCGATCATTCCATGCGCACGCTGGAGAACGCATTGGACTGCGTGCGCGAACGGAACGCGCATTTCATCTTCTTCTCTTCCTCGATGGTCTATGGAAACTTCAATGGCGACGCCGTGGAGGAAGATCGGGTTTGCGAGCCGATCGGTATCTACGGCGCACTGAAGTTTGCAGGCGAGAAGCTGGTCATTGCCTACAACCAGGTCTTCGGGCTGGACTACACCATCGTCCGGCCCTCCGCCCTCTACGGCGAGCGCTGCGTCAGCCGGCGCGTCGGGCAGGCTTTCATCGAGAATGCGGTGCGCGGCAACACCGTGACGATCAACGGTGACGGCAGCGATGCGCTCGACTTCACCTACATCGACGATCTGATCCAGGGGATCTGCCTGTCCATTGGCAAGCCGGAAGCGCGCAATCAGGCTTTCAATCTGACCTACGGCGACGGTCGCTCGCTGAACGACATGGCGGAGATGGTGCGGACGCGCTTTCCGGAAATCGAGGTCAAACACCACGCGCGCGACAGCCTGATGCCCGAACGCGGCACACTCTCGATCGAGAAGGCCCGCAGTCTGTTGGGCTATGCGCCGCAATATCCGCTCGAGCGCGGCTTCGACGCCTATATCGACTGGTACTGCCGACTTGCCTCGGAACAGCCGGACCTGCTGGGTTTGCCTGCCGGTCTGCGCGACGCCGCGGAGTAG
- a CDS encoding asparagine synthetase B family protein, which produces MSRIAGLFRFSNPRPGDPAALEQMLTSLPGHNNATTICASAGLGHRAFRPSGPAGGTGKTEGLLLALDGALLNRAELENETGLEKASDIRLVASLIRRLGFAAALERLDGDFALAAFDPETRKLHLARDRLGVKPLYWSPLSDGIAFGSQPRALLTLPEVPNDLDRKFVARFGACHYRGIDAVPEASPYAAVYQIPAGHRLEASPQTAPQVRAWWCLENEPEFAVAQADELAETYRTLLFEAVRKRVATAERPIFTLSGGLDSSSVLCSATEVTGRKQEAISSVYVDPRYDERNEIQDVVETAVSRWHMIEVGDSVDLFGLVAELTEIHDEPVATATWLSHHLLCRDVAAGGFDALFGGLGGDELNAGEYEYFPLHFADLRAAGREAEVAREVAAWAHHHDHPIYRKDAAAAEQMMARLADPVVRGQCKADPERLFRYRPLLTPEWDEMGGFEPDMSGPFHSYLKNRTFQDMFRETLPCCLRAEDRQATAFGLAHHDPFLDHRLVAFMYRVPGDLKIRDGVTKQLLRRAMQGVLPEATRTRIAKTGWNAPAHRWFGGRTLEALRDRVRSTDFRTRGVFDPDAVEALLDEHAEIVAGDRPQENHMMLLWQLLNLDLWMERHRERAGAG; this is translated from the coding sequence ATGTCCCGCATTGCAGGCCTGTTCCGTTTTTCCAACCCTCGGCCCGGCGATCCTGCCGCCCTGGAGCAGATGCTGACCAGTCTGCCCGGCCATAACAACGCCACGACAATCTGCGCCAGTGCGGGCCTCGGCCATCGGGCTTTTCGGCCCTCCGGACCGGCCGGCGGCACCGGTAAGACCGAGGGACTGCTGCTGGCCCTCGACGGAGCGTTGCTGAACCGCGCGGAGCTTGAGAACGAGACCGGTTTGGAGAAAGCGAGCGATATCCGGCTCGTGGCAAGCTTGATTCGGCGGCTGGGTTTCGCGGCCGCGCTCGAACGCCTGGACGGCGACTTTGCCCTCGCCGCCTTCGATCCGGAAACGCGCAAGCTGCACCTCGCACGCGACCGCCTGGGAGTGAAGCCGCTTTACTGGTCACCGCTGTCGGATGGTATCGCCTTCGGATCGCAACCCCGCGCGCTTCTGACCCTCCCGGAGGTTCCAAACGACCTGGACCGGAAATTCGTCGCCCGCTTCGGCGCCTGCCACTATCGCGGCATCGACGCCGTCCCTGAGGCCTCCCCCTACGCCGCGGTCTATCAAATTCCAGCCGGGCATCGCCTGGAAGCGTCGCCTCAGACAGCCCCGCAGGTACGGGCTTGGTGGTGCCTGGAGAACGAACCGGAATTCGCCGTCGCTCAGGCGGACGAGTTGGCCGAAACCTATCGAACCTTGCTGTTCGAGGCCGTGCGCAAGCGGGTCGCGACCGCGGAGCGGCCCATCTTCACGCTGTCCGGTGGTCTCGACTCCTCCTCGGTCCTCTGCAGCGCCACCGAGGTTACCGGGCGCAAACAGGAGGCCATCTCCAGTGTCTACGTCGATCCTCGCTACGACGAACGCAACGAGATCCAGGACGTCGTCGAGACCGCCGTCTCCCGCTGGCACATGATCGAGGTCGGCGACTCCGTGGATCTTTTCGGACTGGTCGCCGAACTGACAGAAATACACGATGAGCCCGTCGCCACCGCCACCTGGCTATCCCACCATCTTCTCTGTCGGGACGTTGCGGCGGGCGGGTTCGATGCGCTGTTCGGCGGCCTCGGCGGCGACGAACTGAATGCCGGCGAATACGAGTATTTTCCACTGCATTTCGCGGACCTGCGCGCGGCGGGGCGGGAGGCGGAGGTCGCCCGCGAAGTCGCGGCCTGGGCGCATCACCACGATCATCCGATCTACCGCAAGGACGCTGCGGCCGCTGAGCAGATGATGGCGCGGCTGGCCGACCCGGTAGTTCGGGGGCAGTGCAAAGCCGATCCCGAACGGCTGTTTCGCTACCGCCCTCTTCTGACGCCCGAATGGGACGAAATGGGCGGTTTCGAACCGGACATGAGCGGACCCTTCCACAGCTACCTCAAGAACCGCACCTTCCAGGACATGTTTCGCGAGACTTTGCCCTGCTGCCTACGCGCGGAAGACCGCCAGGCCACGGCCTTCGGTCTGGCGCACCACGATCCCTTTTTGGACCACCGTCTCGTCGCCTTCATGTACCGGGTGCCCGGCGATCTCAAGATCCGCGACGGCGTGACCAAGCAGTTGCTGCGTCGTGCCATGCAAGGCGTCTTGCCCGAGGCGACGCGGACCCGGATCGCCAAAACCGGATGGAATGCGCCCGCCCATCGCTGGTTCGGCGGCCGAACGCTGGAGGCCCTTCGCGACCGCGTCCGCTCGACGGACTTCCGTACACGCGGGGTTTTCGACCCGGATGCGGTCGAGGCGCTGCTGGACGAGCACGCGGAGATCGTGGCAGGAGACCGGCCTCAGGAGAACCACATGATGCTGCTCTGGCAGCTCCTGAACCTCGACCTCTGGATGGAGCGTCACCGCGAGCGCGCCGGTGCCGGGTGA
- a CDS encoding class I SAM-dependent methyltransferase gives MTHATLVSSSPAELRDDGWRAHNIWQHSASVRALYTARARDEAEEMDCLAQAAELLAPLAAPGDSVIDAGCGSGYFFHSLRKRDLTLAYHGFDATAEFIEIGRRELAPFGLPSDCLQNLRLEDFQGSADHLLCINLLSNLDNYHRPLERLLKATRKSLILRESIKDGADYRYVQDAYLDPGVALSVHVNAYDRRDLIAFIEARGFSVIEVIDRRSGGRPENVIGYPHWWSFLVATRCGVPA, from the coding sequence ATGACGCATGCCACGCTTGTCTCTTCGAGTCCGGCAGAACTCCGCGACGACGGCTGGAGGGCGCATAACATCTGGCAACATAGCGCCAGCGTTCGCGCGCTCTACACCGCCCGCGCCCGCGACGAAGCCGAGGAGATGGACTGCCTGGCTCAGGCGGCCGAGCTGCTGGCCCCTCTGGCCGCGCCAGGAGACAGCGTGATCGATGCCGGCTGCGGCAGCGGCTATTTCTTTCATTCGCTGCGCAAGCGGGATCTGACCCTTGCCTATCATGGCTTCGACGCCACGGCCGAGTTTATCGAGATCGGCCGCCGCGAACTGGCGCCCTTCGGCTTGCCGTCCGATTGTCTGCAAAATCTGCGGCTGGAGGACTTCCAGGGCAGCGCCGACCATCTGCTCTGCATCAATCTGCTGTCCAACCTGGACAACTACCACCGGCCGCTGGAACGTCTGCTGAAGGCAACGCGCAAATCGCTGATCCTGCGGGAGTCGATCAAGGACGGTGCCGACTACCGGTATGTTCAGGACGCCTACCTCGATCCCGGTGTGGCGCTTTCGGTACACGTCAACGCCTACGACCGGCGCGATCTGATCGCCTTCATCGAGGCTCGAGGCTTCTCTGTCATCGAAGTGATCGACCGACGCAGCGGCGGGCGCCCGGAAAACGTGATCGGCTATCCCCACTGGTGGAGCTTCCTGGTCGCAACCCGCTGCGGCGTGCCGGCGTAA